In Polaribacter sp. L3A8, a genomic segment contains:
- the tgt gene encoding tRNA guanosine(34) transglycosylase Tgt yields MKFDLKITDPKSKARAGVITTDHGEIETPIFMPVGTVGTVKGVHQTELKNEINPDIILGNTYHLYLRPGMDILEKAGGLHKFMNWDRNILTDSGGYQVYSLSGRRKINEEGVKFKSHIDGSMHFFTPENVMETQRTIGADIIMAFDECTPYPCDYNYAKRSMHMTHRWLDRCINHLDKLPFKYGFEQTFMPIVQGSTYKDLRRQSAEYIANSGQQANAIGGLSVGEPAEEMYAMTEVVTEILPEDKPRYLMGVGTPINILENIALGIDMFDCVMPTRNARNGMLFTAHGSINIKNKKWAEDFSPIDDMDITWVDTMYSKAYLRHLFAAKEMLGKQIASIHNLGFYVWLTREARKHILAGDFREWKDMMVKQMDKRL; encoded by the coding sequence TTGAAATTCGACTTAAAAATAACCGACCCAAAAAGTAAGGCAAGAGCAGGAGTAATAACTACTGATCATGGAGAAATTGAAACGCCAATATTTATGCCTGTGGGTACTGTTGGAACCGTAAAAGGAGTCCATCAAACAGAACTTAAAAACGAAATAAATCCCGATATTATTTTAGGAAACACCTATCACTTATACTTACGTCCAGGAATGGATATTTTAGAAAAAGCAGGTGGTTTGCATAAGTTTATGAATTGGGATCGTAACATCTTAACAGATTCTGGAGGTTACCAAGTATATTCTCTTTCTGGAAGAAGAAAAATTAACGAAGAAGGGGTGAAGTTTAAAAGTCATATAGATGGTTCTATGCACTTTTTTACACCAGAAAACGTAATGGAAACGCAGCGTACCATTGGAGCTGATATAATTATGGCGTTTGATGAATGTACACCGTATCCTTGCGATTATAATTACGCAAAAAGATCTATGCATATGACGCATAGGTGGTTAGATAGATGTATCAATCATTTAGATAAATTACCATTTAAATATGGTTTTGAGCAAACCTTTATGCCAATAGTACAAGGAAGTACGTATAAAGATTTGCGTAGACAATCTGCCGAATATATTGCAAATTCAGGACAACAAGCAAATGCAATTGGAGGTCTTTCTGTAGGTGAACCTGCAGAAGAAATGTATGCAATGACAGAAGTGGTTACAGAAATTTTACCAGAAGACAAGCCACGTTATTTAATGGGAGTTGGTACGCCAATTAACATTTTAGAAAACATTGCTTTGGGTATCGATATGTTCGATTGTGTTATGCCAACAAGAAACGCAAGAAACGGAATGTTGTTTACGGCACATGGTTCTATCAACATCAAAAATAAAAAGTGGGCAGAAGATTTTTCTCCAATAGATGATATGGATATTACTTGGGTAGACACTATGTACTCAAAAGCTTATTTACGTCATCTTTTTGCTGCAAAAGAAATGTTAGGAAAACAAATAGCTTCTATTCATAATTTAGGTTTTTATGTTTGGTTAACTCGTGAAGCAAGAAAACATATTTTAGCAGGAGATTTTAGAGAGTGGAAAGATATGATGGTAAAACAAATGGATAAGCGATTATAG
- the rluF gene encoding 23S rRNA pseudouridine(2604) synthase RluF yields the protein MDNTNKKSTNLNKYISSSGICSRREAEKYIKEGRITINGRATQLGNRVGEKDVVKFDGRLVKPKDEILYIALNKPVGIVSTTDEREPNNIVKHVNYPERLFPIGRLDKPSEGLIFLTNDGDIVNKILRAGNNHEKEYFVSVDKPITDEFIQAMGSGIPILGTMTKKCLVEKISGKIFKIILTQGLNRQIRRMCEHLGYEVTKLKRTRIMNVELGYLQAGDWRELTEQEMSEINKMISTSSKTEEASAVKEKPKKQTSKKREAPTKNDFNKKSASFRKSSPKSKRNSGGFSAKKKRW from the coding sequence TTGGACAATACAAATAAAAAATCTACAAACCTTAATAAATATATAAGTTCTTCTGGTATTTGCTCTCGTAGAGAAGCAGAAAAATATATAAAAGAAGGCAGAATTACAATTAACGGAAGAGCCACTCAATTAGGAAACAGAGTAGGAGAAAAGGACGTTGTAAAATTCGATGGAAGGTTAGTAAAACCCAAAGACGAAATTCTATATATCGCTTTAAACAAGCCGGTTGGTATTGTTTCTACAACAGATGAGAGAGAGCCAAATAATATTGTAAAGCATGTAAATTACCCAGAACGATTATTCCCGATTGGGCGTTTAGATAAACCGTCTGAAGGATTAATTTTTCTTACAAACGATGGTGATATTGTAAATAAAATTTTACGAGCAGGCAACAATCACGAGAAAGAATACTTTGTTTCTGTAGACAAGCCTATTACAGATGAGTTTATCCAAGCAATGGGAAGCGGAATTCCTATTTTAGGTACCATGACCAAAAAATGTTTGGTAGAAAAAATAAGTGGTAAAATTTTTAAAATCATTTTAACACAAGGTTTAAATCGTCAAATTCGTAGAATGTGCGAGCACTTAGGTTATGAAGTAACCAAGTTAAAACGTACAAGAATTATGAATGTAGAGCTTGGATATTTGCAAGCAGGAGATTGGCGAGAATTAACCGAACAAGAAATGAGTGAAATTAATAAAATGATTTCTACCTCTTCTAAAACAGAAGAAGCATCTGCTGTTAAAGAAAAACCAAAAAAGCAAACTTCTAAGAAAAGAGAAGCGCCAACTAAAAACGATTTTAATAAAAAAAGTGCCTCTTTTAGAAAGTCATCACCAAAAAGTAAAAGAAATAGTGGCGGTTTTTCTGCTAAAAAGAAACGCTGGTAG